A portion of the Gigantopelta aegis isolate Gae_Host unplaced genomic scaffold, Gae_host_genome ctg3545_pilon_pilon:::debris, whole genome shotgun sequence genome contains these proteins:
- the LOC121392226 gene encoding probable G-protein coupled receptor 139 produces the protein MSTPSPFSPNQTSNFTESIDDLGIDDNQSFLVGGPDFDLHGYGHWSTVLVIAIIGTIGNILQFIMMSDSKLSPLSYSVYLKLLTVSDSLVLSDALALQTEYYFKLTKVPDINDVLCKIVTSYEDFIMLLSPWLVVGLTLDKFVCVCFPLIRGRFCTKKKAIVVCSCLIGGTILLSLPSLGLMEMGNYGCIPSDLLLYYSMFLRLVMSSLLPCVIILLLNIAIISRIRRSNEFRNTFTRHTKTSTRDNSTRPLMLVSVLAFVTLLPISASQSISQLFYLLEADTKPGLIIFGLRPAFHIIFLLNFGQNFFILMASSRNYRQIMKRKLVCLSEKVERTHQNLPALQSVGSAETTDAVSMAIVISNTACSEVPVP, from the coding sequence ATGTCAACACCGTCACCATTTTCACCAAACCAAACATCCAACTTTACCGAGTCAATTGATGATCTCGGCATTGATGATAATCAGTCGTTCCTAGTCGGCGGGCCAGATTTTGATTTACATGGCTATGGCCACTGGTCCACTGTTTTGGTTATAGCCATAATAGGCACCATTGGCAACATCCTGCAGTTCATAATGATGAGCGACTCCAAGTTATCCCCCCTCTCCTACAGCGTGTACCTGAAATTACTCACTGTGTCTGACAGTCTCGTCCTAAGTGACGCTTTAGCTCTACAGACTGAGTACTATTTTAAATTGACGAAGGTCCCTGACATCAACGACGTCCTCTGTAAAATTGTCACCAGCTACGAGGACTTCATAATGTTGCTGTCGCCATGGCTAGTGGTAGGACTTACTCTCGACAAATTCGTATGCGTCTGTTTTCCGTTGATACGGGGAAGATTTTGTACGAAGAAGAAAGCCATTGTCGTCTGTTCATGTCTGATTGGTGGAACCATCCTGTTAAGTTTACCCAGTTTGGGTCTCATGGAAATGGGGAATTACGGATGTATTCCGTCCGATCTGTTACTCTATTATTCCATGTTTCTTCGTCTGGTAATGTCATCACTACTACCCTGTGTTATCATACTGCTCCTCAACATCGCCATCATCTCTCGCATCAGACGCAGCAACGAGTTTCGGAACACCTTCACGAGACACACGAAAACGTCTACGAGAGATAATTCAACACGCCCCCTGATGTTAGTCTCGGTACTGGCCTTCGTGACTTTGCTGCCCATCTCGGCTTCACAGTCAATCTCTCAGCTGTTCTACCTTCTGGAAGCAGACACAAAACCTGGGCTCATAATCTTCGGATTGCGACCAGCGTTCCACATAATCTTCTTGCTAAATTTCGGACAGAACTTTTTCATCTTGATGGCAAGTTCACGAAACTATCGTCAGATTATGAAGAGAAAACTTGTATGCTTGTCTGAGAAGGTGGAACGAACACACCAGAATTTACCAGCTCTACAATCTGTTGGATCCGCAGAAACTACGGATGCTGTTTCAATGGCAATAGTTATTTCTAATACCGCATGTTCAGAAGTGCCAGTTCCCTAA